One Paenibacillus riograndensis SBR5 DNA segment encodes these proteins:
- a CDS encoding MFS transporter — protein MNITENGPTEVLKRRSKGYSRLFAAGLVNGIGDRFSSVAMLALILQVTGSGMAVGISLGMRVLPFLFMAPLGGMLAGRLPRKTIMMAVDLLRVPVALSFLLVDGAGRLWLLYAGSFIMAAGEALYSPVRKSSIPLLAGPDSLHKINSLEQLMTGCVLILGAFTGGLVSLWWGPEMAFVANAASFLLAALLIWGISFPAAVSSGTELLEDSVPAKPVIQDSLKRTGRWQSLRVLIGGSQVLQIILAYELLVPVINGWDNVLISVYAVQVFHAGDVGVGAFYAALGTGLSLSFFAGRLLKRRLLGIALGGLLLEGILLMCISGSRHFGVAFVLYILLSLCGGIGSACLDTLVMRETPAAQQPVIFGILSALGGSLIGLSMFSAGWLLEVMEPRALGFGGGAGFAGAALLLGVLAWLLRYRRKMPRELRQ, from the coding sequence ATGAATATAACAGAGAATGGTCCAACGGAAGTGCTGAAGCGGAGATCCAAGGGGTATTCCAGGTTGTTTGCGGCCGGACTGGTTAACGGCATTGGCGACCGGTTCAGCAGCGTCGCTATGCTGGCGCTGATTCTGCAGGTGACCGGATCGGGGATGGCAGTAGGGATCTCGCTGGGGATGAGGGTGCTCCCTTTTCTGTTCATGGCCCCGCTTGGCGGAATGCTTGCCGGCAGGCTGCCGCGCAAGACTATAATGATGGCCGTTGACTTGCTGCGTGTGCCGGTCGCCTTGTCCTTTCTTTTGGTAGACGGAGCCGGCAGGCTCTGGCTGCTGTATGCCGGGAGCTTTATTATGGCGGCTGGGGAAGCCCTTTACAGTCCAGTGCGCAAATCCTCGATTCCGCTGTTGGCCGGTCCCGACTCCTTGCATAAAATCAATAGTCTGGAGCAGCTGATGACCGGCTGTGTGCTGATCCTGGGGGCATTTACAGGCGGACTGGTGTCGCTGTGGTGGGGGCCGGAAATGGCTTTTGTAGCGAATGCCGCCTCGTTCCTGCTGGCTGCTCTTCTTATCTGGGGCATATCGTTTCCAGCAGCCGTCTCCAGCGGGACTGAACTGCTGGAAGATTCTGTTCCGGCGAAGCCGGTTATCCAGGACTCTCTGAAAAGGACTGGCCGCTGGCAGAGCCTTAGGGTTCTGATTGGCGGCAGTCAGGTGCTGCAGATCATTCTGGCCTATGAATTGCTGGTGCCGGTGATTAATGGCTGGGACAATGTGCTGATCAGTGTGTATGCGGTACAGGTGTTTCATGCAGGGGACGTGGGGGTCGGAGCTTTCTATGCCGCACTCGGCACCGGGCTTAGCCTCAGTTTTTTTGCCGGGCGGCTGCTGAAACGGCGGCTGCTCGGGATTGCGCTTGGCGGTCTGCTGCTGGAGGGGATTCTGCTGATGTGCATCAGCGGCAGCAGGCATTTCGGGGTGGCCTTTGTGCTATATATTCTGCTGTCGTTATGCGGGGGGATTGGGAGTGCCTGTCTGGATACGCTGGTGATGCGGGAAACGCCTGCCGCCCAGCAGCCGGTTATTTTTGGGATATTATCAGCGCTGGGCGGTTCACTGATTGGGCTGTCCATGTTCAGCGCTGGCTGGCTGCTGGAGGTCATGGAGCCGAGGGCATTGGGATTCGGAGGCGGTGCCGGGTTCGCAGGGGCGGCATTGCTGCTCGGAGTGTTGGCATGGCTGCTTCGTTACCGGAGGAAGATGCCAAGGGAACTGCGCCAGTGA
- a CDS encoding DedA family protein — MEMLKWIQELFASYGYSVLFLGLLLEFVALPFPGETTMAFAGFLSYTGKLDFFVLIAVAFAGTTVGMTVTYFIGLKAGLPFIQRYGKWFLFSETKLEKTQHWFDRYGSILVSIGYFIPGVRHFTGYFSGITALPFRKFALYAYSGALLWVVLFLGIGKIFGPQWMGIFHLVEKNAIWIAAGVAAVAAFIILYRYRHKIGSRLLRRKTGINLETQVVKVKEPSK, encoded by the coding sequence ATGGAAATGCTGAAATGGATACAGGAATTGTTCGCCAGTTATGGCTATAGTGTGCTTTTTTTGGGACTTTTGCTGGAGTTTGTGGCTCTGCCTTTTCCCGGAGAAACCACCATGGCCTTTGCAGGCTTTCTTTCTTACACCGGCAAGCTTGACTTCTTTGTGCTGATCGCTGTGGCTTTTGCCGGAACTACAGTTGGCATGACCGTGACTTATTTTATCGGGCTTAAGGCCGGGCTTCCTTTTATTCAGCGGTATGGCAAATGGTTTCTGTTCTCAGAGACCAAGCTGGAGAAAACGCAGCACTGGTTCGACCGCTATGGCAGCATTCTCGTTTCCATCGGCTACTTCATCCCGGGGGTGCGCCATTTTACCGGCTACTTTTCAGGTATTACCGCTCTGCCGTTCCGTAAGTTTGCCCTCTATGCATACAGTGGCGCTTTGCTGTGGGTAGTGCTTTTTCTGGGGATCGGAAAAATATTCGGCCCCCAGTGGATGGGCATCTTCCATCTGGTAGAGAAAAATGCAATCTGGATTGCCGCCGGCGTCGCAGCCGTCGCAGCATTTATCATCCTGTACCGCTACAGGCACAAGATCGGGTCCCGGCTGCTCCGGCGCAAAACAGGCATTAACCTGGAGACCCAGGTGGTTAAGGTCAAAGAGCCGTCCAAGTGA
- a CDS encoding polysaccharide deacetylase translates to MKGCRKNNVRRIVLGGLLTMVVLVLAFAGRTVLFKNNLPAALTQGVPLAPPDAGRLQPLPGFASGAAFSMSLTPSQAAAQTSAKTAIRAEAAVKNGAAVSKVPAKPTLPAQTKQKTVYLTFDDGPSKITPKVLEILRRQGVKATFFVLGEQAEQRPELISAIWEQGHAIGNHTYNHNYRDLYSSFTEFWSQIKQTEEIVRNITGVRPQLVRAPGGTFGHFDKTYFRLLAQAGYSVMDWTADSGDSRRKGVPAADILRESVADLTASRVILLLHDGGGHEQSAKALPEIIKRYKAAGYTFGVLDGEVQPVQFRVSASAAGTGHAQPSKAWIAANILPNRELFTPGKALALEVGPLEAKLLPGEYTISGGQYKVPLRAAVERLGGKVSWEVSSRSGRVVWNGRTILADAANQQLTITDGDGRQQIRSADVQLIGSSLWVSLRGLLDAAGHPPLTAAVTAEERRVKTL, encoded by the coding sequence ATGAAGGGTTGCCGAAAAAATAATGTCCGCCGGATCGTGCTCGGCGGTTTGCTTACTATGGTAGTTCTGGTCCTTGCATTTGCGGGGCGTACAGTACTCTTTAAGAATAATCTTCCGGCTGCCCTGACGCAAGGTGTGCCTCTGGCACCGCCTGATGCCGGCCGGCTTCAACCGCTGCCAGGCTTTGCTTCAGGCGCAGCATTTTCCATGAGCCTTACTCCTTCACAGGCAGCCGCCCAAACCTCAGCAAAGACTGCAATAAGGGCAGAGGCTGCAGTAAAGAATGGGGCCGCAGTATCCAAAGTTCCAGCCAAACCTACCCTGCCTGCGCAGACCAAGCAAAAAACAGTCTACTTAACATTTGACGACGGCCCCAGCAAAATCACTCCAAAGGTTCTGGAAATTTTGCGCCGGCAGGGGGTGAAGGCGACCTTTTTTGTGCTTGGGGAGCAGGCCGAACAGCGCCCGGAGCTGATCAGCGCCATATGGGAACAGGGCCATGCCATCGGCAATCATACGTATAATCATAATTACCGTGATTTATATAGCAGCTTTACAGAGTTTTGGTCGCAAATCAAGCAAACCGAGGAGATTGTCCGGAACATCACCGGGGTGCGCCCGCAGCTCGTACGTGCTCCGGGGGGCACGTTCGGACATTTCGACAAGACGTATTTCCGGCTCCTGGCGCAAGCCGGCTATTCCGTAATGGACTGGACGGCGGATAGCGGTGATTCCAGGCGCAAAGGGGTGCCTGCTGCGGATATATTGCGGGAATCTGTAGCAGATCTGACCGCTTCCCGGGTAATCCTGCTGCTTCATGACGGAGGAGGCCACGAGCAGAGCGCCAAGGCTCTGCCGGAGATTATCAAGCGCTATAAAGCCGCTGGATATACCTTTGGCGTGCTGGACGGAGAGGTGCAGCCAGTCCAGTTCAGAGTATCTGCCTCCGCTGCCGGAACGGGTCATGCCCAGCCTTCCAAAGCATGGATTGCTGCGAATATCCTTCCTAACCGTGAGCTGTTCACACCGGGCAAGGCGCTTGCCCTGGAGGTTGGCCCGCTGGAAGCCAAGCTGCTCCCCGGAGAGTACACCATCAGTGGAGGGCAATATAAGGTGCCGCTGCGTGCAGCAGTTGAAAGGCTTGGGGGGAAGGTCAGCTGGGAGGTGTCCAGCCGCTCCGGCCGGGTGGTCTGGAATGGCCGGACCATCCTGGCGGATGCAGCGAATCAGCAGCTCACCATAACAGATGGGGACGGCAGACAGCAGATCCGCAGTGCGGATGTGCAGCTCATCGGCTCTTCGCTATGGGTTTCCCTCCGCGGGCTGCTTGATGCTGCCGGACACCCGCCGCTGACCGCAGCAGTGACTGCGGAGGAACGCAGGGTAAAGACGCTTTGA
- a CDS encoding DUF58 domain-containing protein has product MAKGRVAQLSSSSLMKPNPLDRKEHNSVNTTGSQPVHRTRNVAGEWIRILSMAAVTGALYAWRGGETLLFLLTASGVLMLGGLLLQLLGPRKVTVTRSLSAVHPAAGDTLTVEVKVTFRTRIPLPWMVIADQWSGGTHQQLLFPGFRRSLAYTYSLHEVQRGVHRLHGCSVSWGDLLGLFTGGCQSGSGDSFKVRPRPLYVGRTAPYSSVKPGDTVSSSRTRNYSAEAGEIREYAPGDPLSRIHWKNTARKGTLQSRVPEREEGRMSCIVLANSSGEYEIPCGALTPRGQRGDPPAPFERAVSAAMGLLLAAEQTGSYVQFFSGGWPEGMAKHEGLGQIPSRVQDMLTEITPDGGRSLSALLEDASRGWIPGMTAVVITGRLEEESARTLARFLVQGVKVELYYVWDQPAPRPAGGPVNSPWSPAATIGASLTRLGACLYCLGDGSLSKGNKGVEVHGFQERSTLW; this is encoded by the coding sequence ATGGCCAAAGGAAGGGTAGCCCAATTGTCCTCTTCATCCTTAATGAAACCGAACCCGCTTGACCGGAAAGAACACAATAGCGTGAATACGACCGGAAGCCAGCCTGTTCACCGGACCCGAAATGTTGCCGGAGAGTGGATAAGGATACTCTCAATGGCGGCTGTCACCGGCGCCCTGTATGCCTGGCGCGGAGGAGAAACACTGCTGTTTCTCTTAACGGCCAGCGGAGTTCTAATGCTTGGAGGTCTGCTGCTGCAGCTCTTGGGTCCCCGTAAGGTGACGGTTACCCGCAGCCTGTCCGCTGTCCATCCTGCAGCCGGGGATACGCTGACTGTGGAGGTGAAGGTCACCTTCAGGACACGAATTCCATTGCCGTGGATGGTTATAGCCGACCAATGGAGCGGCGGGACGCACCAGCAGCTGCTGTTTCCCGGATTCCGGCGCTCGCTGGCCTACACCTATTCGCTGCATGAGGTGCAGCGCGGAGTACACCGGCTTCACGGGTGCAGTGTCAGCTGGGGAGATTTGCTCGGCTTATTTACCGGAGGCTGTCAGTCCGGAAGCGGCGACAGCTTCAAAGTCCGGCCAAGACCCCTGTATGTAGGAAGAACTGCGCCATACAGCAGCGTAAAGCCGGGTGACACGGTAAGCAGCAGCCGAACGCGTAATTACAGCGCCGAAGCCGGGGAAATCCGCGAGTATGCTCCGGGTGACCCGCTCAGCCGGATTCATTGGAAGAACACTGCACGGAAGGGAACGCTGCAGAGCCGGGTGCCGGAGCGGGAAGAAGGACGCATGTCCTGCATTGTTCTGGCTAACAGTTCCGGGGAATATGAAATTCCCTGCGGGGCTCTGACACCGCGGGGGCAGCGCGGGGACCCGCCTGCCCCCTTTGAACGGGCTGTTTCCGCTGCCATGGGGCTATTGCTGGCTGCAGAGCAAACCGGCTCCTATGTGCAGTTCTTCAGCGGCGGATGGCCGGAAGGTATGGCCAAACATGAAGGACTAGGGCAAATCCCGTCCAGAGTACAGGATATGCTCACCGAGATTACCCCGGACGGCGGGCGTTCTCTAAGCGCGCTGCTGGAGGACGCTTCGCGGGGCTGGATACCCGGGATGACAGCTGTAGTCATTACCGGCAGGCTGGAGGAAGAATCCGCCCGTACGCTTGCCCGTTTTCTGGTGCAGGGCGTGAAAGTTGAACTGTATTATGTCTGGGATCAGCCAGCCCCGCGGCCGGCAGGCGGTCCGGTGAATAGCCCGTGGAGTCCGGCAGCCACAATCGGCGCCAGCTTGACCAGACTTGGCGCTTGTCTGTATTGCCTCGGGGACGGTTCCCTGTCAAAAGGAAACAAGGGGGTGGAAGTCCATGGATTCCAGGAGCGGTCAACGCTTTGGTAG
- a CDS encoding DUF4129 domain-containing transglutaminase family protein, producing MDSRSGQRFGRGRTTAAAVEFAGTLPVRKKRWGLRTDTSTALDIRDHVEDSQADCRDSSPLHYRLLFSLAIMGLFMEWLLPLLRTAVEPDTLRLLHTLLFCAAALLLWGSLRLPNFVQYPVQFMIMSLTWFYICDGNKGGRWLSLYAAEGSDDLALLFSGHISALSENSRLLILVLGWGLLVCSVQQLALYRGSTTLFTLVTLIYLLALDMGFTVKTTGDVIVALGLILWLQALNRLLRLKEGTGSAALPYTRWGGLALAAALIITLAAWTGGQLYGARQGGPITFQPILDRMQHWAAGQMQESSQQQQTRSGSTGYGSGEAELGAPLASSTEAVFSVVADRPSYWRGESIAYYDGRRWIRDGAAFLPFNLTALPGPGQNQAEEAGKSRRLVQRIQFAVPSSGGLPLFGAGTVADIENITLTDGSRLGYVLANPQKDSFRLPEAGGSVRVAEYTVASILPESDPAVLRASAGMDPVSVRDSYLQLPAQLPRRVAELAGRLTASADTRYAAVSAVQDYLQNGFTYTLKTRIPPQGSDFTDDFLFVTKQGYCVHFATAMTVLLRSSGIPARYVQGYGPGTLAADAVPPRYDVTQGDAHAWVEVYFPGTGWVPFDPTPAAALAAAAGPAADPAAAASAPPGTPASAALGADTLPALPQAGGNPPAPAAAALVGLAAAWRWRRCLALLPAARRSGRFSRERQLRAAALAWRGLTARYGPPPPGVTAREYAASLAIEDARLRAAVRQFIRQWEALAYSSRAASAPQCGSARRGFTARKPAPLLGNPAREPAPLLGIPARKSAPFPGNPARKSAPLPKIPPPGQRGLALVPAAGAEGAAFVANCLAITFRLA from the coding sequence ATGGATTCCAGGAGCGGTCAACGCTTTGGTAGGGGGCGGACGACTGCAGCGGCAGTAGAATTTGCCGGAACGTTACCTGTGCGGAAGAAGCGCTGGGGGCTGCGGACTGACACCTCAACAGCCTTGGACATCCGGGATCATGTGGAGGACAGTCAAGCTGATTGCAGGGACAGTAGTCCTCTGCATTATCGGCTGCTGTTCTCTTTGGCCATTATGGGGCTATTCATGGAATGGCTGCTTCCCCTGCTCCGGACTGCCGTGGAGCCGGATACACTGCGGCTGCTGCACACGCTGCTGTTTTGTGCCGCAGCCTTGCTGTTGTGGGGAAGCCTCCGGCTTCCTAATTTCGTTCAATATCCGGTTCAGTTCATGATCATGTCTCTGACCTGGTTCTATATATGTGACGGCAATAAGGGGGGACGCTGGCTAAGCTTGTATGCCGCAGAAGGGTCAGACGATCTGGCGCTGCTCTTCTCAGGGCATATCTCAGCGCTAAGCGAGAACAGCCGCTTGCTGATTCTGGTGCTGGGCTGGGGGCTGCTGGTTTGCTCCGTGCAGCAGCTGGCGCTGTACAGAGGCAGCACGACGCTGTTTACTCTAGTAACCCTGATATACCTGTTGGCGCTGGATATGGGCTTCACGGTGAAAACAACCGGGGATGTCATAGTTGCTCTGGGTCTGATTCTATGGCTGCAGGCCTTGAACCGTCTGCTGCGGCTTAAAGAAGGCACCGGAAGCGCTGCCCTCCCTTATACGCGCTGGGGAGGGCTGGCGCTGGCCGCGGCGTTGATCATCACTTTGGCAGCCTGGACAGGCGGGCAGCTGTATGGAGCGCGTCAAGGCGGGCCGATCACCTTCCAGCCGATATTGGACAGGATGCAGCACTGGGCGGCTGGGCAAATGCAGGAATCTTCACAACAGCAGCAGACCCGGTCAGGGAGCACAGGCTATGGTTCAGGAGAAGCGGAGCTTGGCGCTCCCCTGGCTTCCAGTACTGAAGCAGTGTTCAGTGTTGTGGCCGATCGGCCCTCCTACTGGAGGGGAGAGAGTATTGCCTACTATGATGGACGCCGCTGGATCAGGGACGGGGCGGCATTTCTGCCGTTTAATCTAACCGCTCTGCCGGGTCCGGGACAGAACCAGGCAGAAGAGGCCGGAAAGAGCCGCAGGCTTGTTCAGCGGATTCAATTCGCGGTCCCCTCCTCAGGCGGGCTGCCGCTGTTCGGTGCCGGAACGGTGGCTGATATTGAAAACATCACACTGACGGATGGCAGCCGGCTTGGCTATGTGCTGGCTAATCCGCAGAAGGACAGCTTCAGGCTTCCTGAGGCGGGCGGTTCCGTCAGAGTTGCGGAATACACAGTGGCATCGATACTCCCGGAGAGCGACCCGGCTGTGCTGCGGGCTTCTGCCGGAATGGACCCGGTGTCGGTGCGCGATTCATATCTGCAGCTGCCGGCTCAGCTGCCCCGCCGGGTCGCTGAGCTGGCCGGGAGGCTCACGGCTTCGGCGGACACGCGCTATGCCGCTGTCTCCGCCGTTCAGGATTACCTGCAGAACGGATTTACTTACACGCTGAAGACCCGGATACCGCCACAGGGGTCGGATTTCACGGATGACTTCCTGTTCGTCACGAAGCAGGGCTACTGTGTGCATTTTGCGACAGCGATGACCGTGCTGCTGCGAAGCTCCGGCATTCCGGCCCGCTATGTCCAGGGCTACGGGCCGGGAACCCTGGCGGCAGATGCTGTACCGCCGCGCTATGATGTCACCCAGGGGGATGCACATGCCTGGGTGGAGGTCTATTTTCCCGGCACGGGCTGGGTCCCGTTCGACCCTACGCCCGCTGCCGCCCTCGCCGCTGCCGCAGGCCCGGCGGCGGACCCCGCCGCGGCTGCATCCGCGCCGCCGGGAACCCCCGCGTCCGCTGCGCTTGGCGCGGACACCCTGCCCGCCCTGCCGCAGGCGGGCGGGAACCCGCCAGCGCCGGCTGCCGCCGCGCTGGTGGGGCTGGCCGCCGCCTGGCGCTGGCGGCGTTGCCTGGCCCTGCTGCCGGCGGCGCGGCGGTCCGGCAGGTTCAGCCGCGAGCGGCAGCTGCGCGCCGCCGCTCTGGCCTGGCGCGGGCTGACGGCGCGGTACGGGCCGCCGCCGCCCGGGGTAACGGCCAGGGAGTACGCCGCCTCCCTGGCGATTGAGGACGCGCGGCTGCGCGCCGCGGTCCGGCAGTTCATACGCCAGTGGGAAGCCCTGGCGTACAGCAGCCGCGCGGCATCAGCACCTCAGTGCGGGTCCGCCCGGCGAGGGTTCACGGCGCGGAAACCAGCGCCGCTCCTGGGCAACCCGGCGCGGGAACCAGCGCCGCTCCTGGGCATCCCGGCGCGGAAATCAGCGCCGTTCCCGGGCAACCCGGCGCGGAAATCAGCGCCGCTCCCGAAGATCCCGCCACCCGGCCAAAGGGGCTTGGCGCTAGTCCCGGCAGCCGGCGCAGAAGGCGCGGCCTTTGTCGCCAACTGTCTGGCGATCACTTTCCGTCTGGCTTGA
- the guaA gene encoding glutamine-hydrolyzing GMP synthase yields the protein MNKPSEIIVVLDFGGQYNQLIARRIRDLGVYSELLPYNTPIEKIKALSPKGIVFSGGPSSVYAEDAPHVDPAIYDLGLPIFGICYGMQLMAHQQGGKVERADKREYGKANVDFELDAVLAAGLESGQTVWMSHGDHVVELPAGFKLDAGTESAPIAAMSHADRKFFAVQFHPEVRHSVNGNEMISNFLYEVCGCEGKWTMESFIEDAVKDIQAKVGDKKVLCALSGGVDSSVVAMLIHRAIGDQLTCMFIDHGLLRKGEAESVMETFVGKFDIHVVKIDARERFLGKLAGVSDPEQKRKIIGNEFIYCFDEESAKLGEFSFLAQGTLYTDIVESGTATAQTIKSHHNVGGLPEDMKFSLIEPLNTLFKDEVRKLGEELGMPHAIVWRQPFPGPGLAIRVLGEVTEEKLEIVRNSDFILREEIAKAGLDREIWQYFTALPNMKSVGVMGDERTYSYTVGIRAVTSIDGMTADWARIPWEVLEKISVRIVNEVENVNRVVYDITSKPPATIEWE from the coding sequence ATGAACAAGCCAAGTGAAATTATCGTCGTTCTCGATTTCGGGGGACAATACAATCAACTTATCGCGCGCAGAATCCGGGACCTGGGGGTATACAGCGAGCTTCTGCCGTACAATACGCCAATTGAGAAGATTAAGGCACTTTCGCCAAAAGGGATCGTGTTCTCCGGGGGACCAAGCAGTGTGTACGCTGAGGATGCGCCTCACGTAGATCCGGCCATTTATGATTTGGGACTGCCGATTTTCGGTATCTGCTATGGGATGCAGCTTATGGCCCATCAGCAGGGCGGGAAGGTTGAACGTGCGGACAAGCGGGAATATGGCAAGGCCAACGTTGACTTTGAACTGGATGCTGTGCTGGCTGCCGGCCTCGAAAGCGGCCAGACGGTATGGATGAGCCACGGAGACCATGTGGTGGAGCTTCCTGCCGGATTCAAGCTGGATGCAGGCACGGAGAGCGCTCCGATTGCGGCAATGAGCCATGCGGACCGCAAATTCTTCGCCGTGCAATTCCATCCGGAGGTGCGCCACTCCGTGAACGGGAATGAGATGATCTCGAACTTCCTGTACGAGGTTTGCGGCTGCGAAGGCAAATGGACGATGGAATCGTTTATTGAGGATGCCGTCAAGGATATTCAAGCCAAAGTCGGTGACAAAAAAGTGCTCTGCGCCCTCAGCGGCGGTGTGGACTCCTCGGTAGTTGCGATGCTGATTCACCGGGCTATCGGCGACCAGCTGACCTGTATGTTCATCGATCACGGCCTTCTGCGCAAAGGTGAAGCAGAGAGCGTAATGGAAACCTTCGTCGGCAAATTCGACATCCATGTGGTGAAGATCGATGCGCGCGAGCGTTTCCTGGGCAAGCTGGCAGGTGTCTCCGATCCCGAACAGAAGCGCAAAATCATCGGCAACGAGTTCATTTACTGCTTCGACGAAGAATCGGCCAAGCTGGGTGAGTTCTCTTTCCTTGCCCAAGGAACACTGTACACCGATATTGTGGAGAGCGGCACGGCAACGGCGCAGACCATCAAATCGCATCACAATGTCGGCGGACTGCCGGAAGATATGAAGTTCAGCCTGATCGAGCCTTTGAATACCTTGTTCAAGGATGAGGTGCGCAAGCTGGGCGAAGAGCTGGGGATGCCGCATGCCATCGTCTGGCGCCAGCCTTTCCCGGGTCCGGGACTTGCTATCCGCGTGCTGGGCGAGGTTACCGAAGAGAAGCTGGAAATCGTGCGCAATTCCGACTTCATCCTGCGTGAAGAGATCGCCAAAGCTGGACTAGACCGCGAGATCTGGCAGTATTTCACCGCCTTGCCTAACATGAAGAGTGTGGGCGTTATGGGTGACGAGCGTACGTATTCTTACACCGTAGGCATCCGCGCAGTTACCTCCATCGACGGCATGACTGCCGACTGGGCACGTATCCCTTGGGAGGTACTGGAGAAAATTTCAGTACGTATCGTTAACGAGGTTGAAAATGTCAACCGGGTAGTCTACGACATCACCTCAAAACCGCCGGCAACGATTGAATGGGAATAA
- a CDS encoding PadR family transcriptional regulator has product MLSNFKQKEEFAIIPLLILGLLKDCGQSSAYELLNIFKERNYRYLVHVTKGSLYYNLQKLANEGFVRLVEVVSVNNYPEQHIYEITEQGNDYFDALMAKHSVQTDDITLAFYMTTLFAHQYDPEQFKKAVSVQIEKTQKKIEEIDFVLNSKKDIIYDTAKSMMKNVRAHHELNLKWFHELLEQ; this is encoded by the coding sequence GTGCTTTCAAATTTTAAACAGAAAGAGGAATTCGCGATTATACCCTTATTGATACTTGGCTTACTGAAGGATTGCGGGCAATCAAGCGCTTATGAATTGTTAAATATATTTAAGGAGCGAAATTATAGGTACCTCGTACATGTTACGAAGGGATCGCTGTATTATAACTTGCAAAAGTTAGCTAATGAGGGTTTTGTACGGCTTGTTGAGGTCGTTAGCGTAAACAACTATCCCGAACAACATATCTACGAAATTACAGAACAAGGAAACGATTATTTCGATGCTTTAATGGCAAAGCATTCAGTTCAGACCGATGACATTACTTTAGCCTTTTATATGACAACATTGTTTGCACATCAATATGATCCTGAACAATTTAAAAAAGCTGTATCTGTACAAATTGAAAAAACACAGAAAAAAATTGAAGAAATTGATTTTGTGCTAAATTCCAAAAAAGATATTATCTACGATACCGCAAAATCCATGATGAAAAATGTAAGGGCACACCATGAATTAAACTTGAAATGGTTTCATGAACTACTAGAACAATAA
- a CDS encoding NmrA family NAD(P)-binding protein, giving the protein MLFITGATGTVGHQVVKFLNEKDVEFKALTRTPEKLLKDKTDKMSIVAGDIKDCSAWSNSLGDVDTLFLILLDDAREILQAAKTNGVQNIVFLSSASINRSDSDHNDNAKKHKEVEDQIKAFGFNYAFIRAEAFMHNAIYWRDLFRYNKGTIKLPALDAKLASVHETDIAEVISIVLTGFNKFSGQVLTLTGANILSQLNILSEISKQLGQQIGFEEQTIDEFHSYMKNYIAEEYINLRIQDWEYTLKHDLSLTNTVLTILGREPLTYREWVSEHLSAFKF; this is encoded by the coding sequence ATGTTATTTATTACAGGAGCAACTGGAACCGTCGGACATCAGGTCGTCAAATTCCTTAATGAAAAAGATGTGGAATTTAAAGCGCTCACCCGGACTCCGGAAAAACTGTTGAAAGATAAAACAGATAAAATGAGCATTGTCGCTGGCGATATTAAAGATTGCTCTGCCTGGTCAAACAGCCTGGGTGATGTTGACACATTATTCTTAATCCTTTTGGACGATGCCAGAGAAATTTTACAGGCGGCAAAAACCAATGGAGTTCAAAATATCGTGTTCTTATCTTCAGCTTCGATCAATCGTTCTGATTCAGATCACAATGATAATGCAAAAAAACATAAAGAGGTTGAAGATCAAATCAAAGCGTTTGGTTTTAACTATGCTTTTATCAGAGCCGAGGCATTTATGCATAATGCCATTTACTGGAGGGATCTTTTTAGATACAATAAGGGCACTATAAAGCTGCCAGCCTTAGATGCAAAATTGGCAAGCGTGCATGAAACAGATATTGCCGAAGTGATTAGTATTGTTTTAACCGGCTTTAACAAGTTTTCCGGTCAAGTATTGACGCTTACAGGAGCAAATATTCTTAGCCAACTGAACATACTGTCAGAAATTTCAAAGCAACTGGGACAACAGATTGGCTTCGAGGAGCAAACCATTGATGAATTTCATTCATACATGAAAAATTACATCGCTGAAGAATATATTAACCTTAGAATCCAAGACTGGGAGTACACTTTAAAGCACGATCTTAGCCTTACAAATACGGTCCTGACTATTCTTGGCCGGGAACCTCTTACGTACAGAGAGTGGGTTTCTGAGCATTTAAGTGCTTTCAAATTTTAA